One Saccharopolyspora erythraea NRRL 2338 genomic region harbors:
- a CDS encoding long-chain fatty acid--CoA ligase produces the protein MFSTMQDGTLTTARILAQGSGPHGTAEVVTWTGDGARRSDYAEVGRRVARLANALRALGVTGDQRVGTFMWNNAEHLEAYFAVPSMGAVLHTLNIRLFPEQIVYVADHAEDRVVIVDSTLLPLFAKILPQLGTVRHVVVVGGGSLEAPEGVEVHDYEALLAAQPDEFDWPELDERSAAAMCYTSGTTGNPKGVVYSHRSIYLHSMQVCMTDGMALSQADRALAVVPMFHAMSWGLPYAAFLVGSSLIMPDRFLQPEPLTHMIAAERPTFAAAVPTIWQGVLQHLEQDPQDMSSLREVVVGGSACPPSLMRAFHDRYGIPVLHAWGMTETSPLGSVARPPAGATGDELWAYRSSQGRVPAGVEARLVGDDGSVLPWDGSSVGELEVRGPWIAGAYYQEDDPEKFHDGWLRTGDVGHISPDGFLRLTDRAKDVIKSGGEWISSVELENHVMSHPAVAEAVVIGVPDEKWDERPLVAVVLREGQRATAEELSEFLAGRVAKWQLPEHWTFVAETPKTSVGKFDKKRLRQQHSQGELDVQTLG, from the coding sequence ATGTTCAGCACGATGCAGGACGGCACCCTCACGACCGCCCGGATACTCGCCCAGGGCAGCGGACCGCACGGGACCGCCGAGGTCGTGACCTGGACCGGCGACGGTGCGCGGCGTTCGGACTACGCCGAGGTCGGGCGGAGGGTCGCGCGGCTGGCCAACGCGCTGCGCGCGCTCGGCGTGACCGGCGACCAGCGGGTCGGCACGTTCATGTGGAACAACGCGGAGCACCTGGAGGCCTACTTCGCGGTGCCGTCGATGGGCGCGGTGCTGCACACGCTCAACATCCGGCTGTTCCCCGAGCAGATCGTCTACGTCGCCGACCACGCCGAGGACCGGGTGGTCATCGTCGACTCGACGCTGTTGCCGCTGTTCGCCAAGATCCTCCCGCAGCTCGGCACCGTCCGGCACGTCGTCGTGGTCGGCGGCGGATCGCTGGAGGCGCCCGAGGGCGTGGAGGTGCACGACTACGAGGCGCTGCTGGCGGCGCAGCCGGACGAGTTCGACTGGCCGGAGCTGGACGAGCGCTCAGCCGCGGCGATGTGCTACACGTCCGGCACCACCGGCAACCCGAAGGGCGTGGTGTACTCGCACCGCTCCATCTACCTGCACTCGATGCAGGTGTGCATGACCGACGGGATGGCGCTGTCGCAGGCCGACCGAGCGCTCGCGGTGGTGCCGATGTTCCACGCGATGTCGTGGGGCCTGCCGTACGCCGCTTTCCTGGTCGGGTCGTCGCTGATCATGCCGGACCGCTTCCTCCAGCCGGAGCCGCTGACGCACATGATCGCCGCGGAGCGGCCGACGTTCGCCGCGGCGGTTCCGACGATCTGGCAAGGGGTGTTGCAGCACCTCGAACAGGACCCGCAGGACATGTCGTCGCTGCGGGAGGTCGTCGTCGGCGGCTCGGCGTGCCCGCCGTCGCTGATGCGGGCCTTCCACGACCGCTACGGCATCCCGGTGCTGCACGCGTGGGGCATGACCGAGACCTCGCCGCTGGGCAGCGTCGCCCGGCCTCCGGCGGGGGCGACCGGTGACGAGCTGTGGGCCTACCGCTCCAGCCAGGGGCGCGTTCCCGCCGGGGTGGAGGCGCGGCTGGTCGGCGACGACGGCTCGGTGCTGCCGTGGGACGGCAGCAGCGTCGGGGAGCTCGAGGTGCGCGGGCCGTGGATCGCCGGGGCCTACTACCAGGAGGACGACCCGGAGAAGTTCCACGACGGCTGGCTGCGCACCGGCGATGTGGGGCACATCTCCCCCGACGGGTTCCTGCGCCTGACCGACCGCGCGAAGGACGTCATCAAGTCCGGTGGCGAGTGGATCTCGTCGGTGGAGCTGGAGAACCACGTGATGTCGCACCCGGCGGTGGCCGAGGCGGTGGTCATCGGCGTGCCGGACGAGAAGTGGGACGAACGGCCGCTGGTGGCCGTCGTGCTCCGGGAAGGCCAGCGGGCCACCGCCGAGGAGCTCAGCGAGTTCCTGGCGGGCAGGGTGGCCAAGTGGCAGCTGCCGGAGCACTGGACCTTCGTCGCCGAGACCCCGAAGACCAGCGTCGGCAAGTTCGACAAGAAGCGCCTGCGCCAGCAGCACTCGCAGGGCGAGCTCGACGTGCAGACCCTCGGCTGA
- a CDS encoding thioesterase family protein — protein MTDLPDLFSAATAVRSLGDGSSVADLHPDWSVGDRPHGGYLLAMMARAATEGTDLAPLAVSAQFLRSPQTGPVLVRTETLKTGRTVTVRRTTLEQRGQVCVDTTITLGRVPVEEPAWSDVPDMPVNPPAEALDLSTSDAVKFYNLARTCDVRLDRASAGFLDGDVDQPPRLRLWARPRGAQPDVLFSLVAGDLTMPVTFNMGRFGWSPTVQLTALLRARPANGWLRLVVDCRSVHGRWFDEDTTVIDSTGRIVCQARQLAISA, from the coding sequence GTGACCGACCTCCCAGACCTCTTCTCCGCGGCCACCGCTGTTCGTTCCCTGGGGGACGGCAGTTCCGTCGCCGATCTGCACCCGGACTGGTCAGTCGGAGACCGCCCGCACGGCGGCTACCTGCTGGCGATGATGGCCAGGGCGGCCACCGAGGGCACCGACCTGGCACCGCTCGCCGTCAGCGCGCAGTTCCTCCGCTCCCCGCAGACCGGCCCGGTCCTGGTCCGCACCGAGACGCTTAAGACCGGCCGCACCGTCACGGTCCGCCGCACCACGCTGGAGCAGCGGGGGCAGGTCTGCGTCGACACGACGATCACCCTGGGCCGGGTCCCGGTCGAGGAACCGGCGTGGTCCGATGTCCCGGACATGCCGGTGAACCCACCCGCGGAGGCGCTGGACCTGTCCACCTCCGACGCGGTGAAGTTCTACAACCTCGCCCGCACCTGCGACGTCCGCCTCGACCGCGCGAGCGCCGGGTTCCTGGACGGCGACGTGGACCAGCCGCCGAGGCTGCGGCTGTGGGCGAGACCGCGCGGGGCGCAGCCCGACGTGCTGTTCAGCCTGGTCGCGGGCGACCTGACGATGCCGGTGACGTTCAACATGGGCCGCTTCGGCTGGTCGCCCACGGTGCAGCTGACGGCCCTGCTGCGGGCCCGGCCCGCCAACGGCTGGTTGCGCCTGGTCGTCGACTGCAGGTCCGTGCACGGTCGCTGGTTCGACGAGGACACCACGGTCATCGACTCGACCGGCCGCATCGTCTGCCAGGCCCGCCAGCTCGCGATCAGCGCCTGA
- a CDS encoding sugar phosphate isomerase/epimerase family protein, whose protein sequence is MTSERVPERTDEPHEKHIPVGLSSASVWPQPARAAFEMAADLGFDGVEVMVWADAVSQDVAALHRLADRHGVPILAVHAPCLLITQRVWSPEPEERLRRSVVAASDLGASTVVVHPPFRWQRRYAERFSDLVAELEEASGIRVAVENMFPVRPPNTWKRLRGGKASGLSAFKPSPDPTDVGYNNYTLDLSHAAAAHVDAIELLKRMEDRLAHVHLADGTGAPRDEHLLPGQGTQPCAQVCEALAADGFDGSVVLEINTRKARSPKQRAALLAEALLFARLHLEPAAS, encoded by the coding sequence ATGACATCGGAACGAGTCCCCGAACGCACAGACGAACCGCACGAGAAGCACATACCGGTCGGGCTCTCGAGCGCGTCGGTGTGGCCCCAGCCTGCCCGGGCCGCCTTCGAGATGGCCGCGGACCTGGGTTTCGACGGCGTCGAGGTGATGGTCTGGGCCGACGCCGTCAGCCAGGACGTCGCCGCGCTGCACCGGTTGGCCGACCGCCACGGCGTGCCCATCCTCGCGGTGCACGCGCCCTGCCTGCTGATCACGCAGCGGGTGTGGTCGCCGGAGCCGGAGGAGCGGCTGCGGCGCTCGGTGGTGGCCGCAAGCGACCTGGGCGCCTCGACTGTGGTGGTGCACCCGCCGTTCCGCTGGCAGCGCCGCTACGCCGAGCGCTTCAGCGACCTGGTGGCGGAGCTGGAGGAGGCCAGCGGCATCCGGGTCGCGGTGGAGAACATGTTCCCGGTGCGCCCGCCCAACACGTGGAAGCGGCTTCGCGGTGGCAAGGCGTCGGGCCTGTCCGCGTTCAAGCCGTCGCCGGACCCGACCGACGTGGGCTACAACAACTACACCCTCGACCTCTCGCACGCCGCAGCCGCGCACGTCGATGCCATAGAGCTGCTGAAGCGGATGGAGGACCGCCTGGCCCACGTGCACCTCGCCGACGGCACCGGCGCGCCGCGCGACGAGCACCTGCTCCCCGGGCAGGGCACGCAGCCGTGCGCCCAGGTGTGCGAGGCGCTGGCGGCCGACGGCTTCGACGGCTCGGTGGTGCTGGAGATCAACACCCGCAAGGCCCGCAGCCCCAAGCAGCGCGCGGCCCTGCTGGCCGAGGCGCTGCTGTTCGCCCGGCTGCACCTGGAGCCGGCGGCCTCCTGA
- a CDS encoding Ppx/GppA phosphatase family protein has translation MRLGVLDVGSNTVHLLVVDAHRGAHPTPMTSEKTVLRLAERIGDDGHLGPEDADELVRTVAGAQEAAVAAGCEELMAFATSAIRDADNATEVLAMVRDQTGVDLEVLPGEDEARFTFLAARRWYGWSAGNLLLLDIGGGSLEMAMGIDEQPDLAVSLPLGAGRLARTVLHDPPSRQEVEDLREWLEGELAGTAKRFRKLGKPDRVVASSKTFRSLARLTGAAPSSAGPRVPRKLTDTGLRQLLSFITRMSSADLAALDGVSSARAHQLVSGALVAEAAMRELSLRELDICPWALREGVILRRLDHTNGNGHTAIQTRAAVGSGLSGPQQDAQRVTGRKAQHGARWNR, from the coding sequence ATGCGCCTAGGGGTGCTCGACGTCGGATCCAACACCGTCCACCTGCTCGTGGTGGACGCGCACCGTGGTGCCCATCCGACGCCCATGACATCGGAGAAGACCGTGCTGCGCCTTGCCGAGCGGATCGGCGACGACGGCCACCTCGGTCCCGAGGACGCCGACGAGCTCGTCCGCACCGTCGCGGGGGCCCAGGAGGCCGCGGTCGCGGCCGGGTGCGAGGAGCTGATGGCCTTCGCCACCTCCGCGATCCGCGACGCCGACAACGCCACCGAGGTGCTGGCGATGGTCCGGGACCAGACCGGCGTCGACCTCGAGGTCCTGCCCGGCGAGGATGAGGCCCGCTTCACCTTCCTCGCCGCCCGCCGCTGGTACGGCTGGTCGGCGGGCAACCTGCTGCTGCTCGACATCGGCGGTGGCTCGCTGGAGATGGCGATGGGCATCGACGAACAACCCGACCTTGCCGTGTCGTTGCCGCTGGGCGCGGGGCGTCTCGCGCGCACCGTGCTGCACGACCCGCCGAGCCGGCAGGAGGTCGAGGACCTGCGGGAATGGCTGGAAGGCGAGCTGGCGGGCACCGCCAAGCGGTTCCGCAAGCTCGGCAAGCCCGACCGGGTGGTGGCCAGCTCCAAGACGTTCCGGTCGCTGGCCCGCCTGACCGGCGCGGCGCCGTCCTCGGCGGGCCCCAGGGTGCCGCGCAAGCTGACCGACACCGGCCTGCGCCAGCTCCTGTCCTTCATCACCCGGATGTCGTCGGCCGACCTCGCGGCCCTGGACGGGGTCAGCAGCGCCCGCGCGCACCAGCTGGTCAGCGGCGCGCTGGTCGCCGAGGCGGCGATGCGAGAGCTGTCACTGCGGGAACTCGACATCTGCCCGTGGGCGTTGCGGGAGGGAGTGATCCTGCGTCGGCTGGACCACACCAACGGCAACGGCCACACTGCCATCCAGACCCGGGCCGCGGTCGGGTCCGGGCTGTCGGGGCCCCAGCAGGACGCGCAGCGAGTAACTGGACGGAAGGCTCAGCACGGGGCACGGTGGAATCGATGA
- a CDS encoding response regulator transcription factor, with the protein MTRVLIVEDEESFADPLAFLLRKEGFTAAVATTGQEALEEFDRNGADIVLLDLMLPGMSGTDVCKQLRQRSAVPVIMVTARDSEIDKVVGLELGADDYVTKPYSARELIARVRAVLRRGGEAEDMLPQVLEAGPVRMDVERHVVTVSGEEVSLPLKEFDLLEYLLRNVGRVLTRGQLIDRVWGADYVGDTKTLDVHVKRLRSKLEPDPAEPRYLVTVRGLGYKFEV; encoded by the coding sequence GTGACCAGGGTGCTGATCGTGGAGGACGAGGAGTCCTTCGCCGACCCACTTGCCTTCCTGCTTCGGAAGGAGGGCTTCACGGCGGCGGTCGCGACGACCGGTCAGGAGGCGTTGGAGGAGTTCGACCGCAACGGCGCGGACATCGTCCTGCTCGACCTGATGCTGCCGGGCATGAGCGGGACCGACGTCTGCAAGCAGCTCCGGCAGCGCTCGGCGGTACCGGTGATCATGGTGACCGCGCGGGACAGCGAGATCGACAAGGTGGTCGGGCTGGAGCTCGGTGCCGACGACTACGTCACCAAGCCCTATTCGGCCCGCGAGCTGATCGCCCGGGTGCGCGCGGTGCTGCGCCGCGGCGGTGAGGCCGAGGACATGCTGCCGCAGGTCCTGGAGGCCGGGCCGGTGCGCATGGACGTGGAGCGCCACGTCGTGACGGTCTCCGGCGAGGAGGTCAGCCTCCCGCTCAAGGAGTTCGACCTGCTGGAGTACCTGCTGCGCAACGTGGGCCGGGTGCTGACCCGCGGGCAGCTCATCGACCGGGTGTGGGGCGCGGACTACGTCGGCGACACCAAGACGCTCGACGTGCACGTCAAACGGCTGCGCTCGAAGCTCGAGCCCGACCCGGCCGAACCCCGCTACCTGGTGACGGTGCGCGGGCTCGGCTACAAGTTCGAGGTGTAG
- a CDS encoding sensor histidine kinase, whose translation MTALGYTALIIAVLLVGAASGYLAARATRRYERKQPKGPTVAELLQRLVHTTDNGVVVVNKFGDVVLHNPRADELGLIRDNQADPRARKAAEQAIATGEPTAVDLSPLGRVLRGRGPAAVLGDARPLGDGFAVIDAGDESDAVRLEATRRDFVANVSHELKTPVGALALLAEAVLDAADDPEEVRRFSTKILHESTRLGTLVSELIALSRLQGAERLPELTTLEVDALVEEALGRCRIGAESAGIEIAVDEPSGLLLDGDRTLLVTALSNLVDNAVSYSPPGSPVSISRRLSGDFVEIAVTDRGIGIAPEHQERVFERFFRVDPARSRATGGTGLGLAIVKHVAANHGGEVKLWSRLGTGSTFTLRVPRHAIGDEGAQPEPERAPARSKTESADGVETVETGGVR comes from the coding sequence GTGACCGCATTGGGCTACACCGCCCTGATCATCGCCGTGCTGCTCGTGGGCGCGGCGAGTGGCTATCTGGCCGCGAGGGCGACTCGGCGTTACGAGCGAAAGCAGCCGAAGGGCCCCACCGTCGCCGAACTCCTCCAGCGACTGGTGCACACGACCGACAACGGCGTCGTCGTGGTCAACAAGTTCGGCGACGTGGTGCTGCACAACCCGCGCGCCGACGAGCTGGGGCTCATCCGCGACAACCAGGCCGACCCGCGCGCCAGGAAGGCCGCCGAGCAGGCCATCGCCACCGGCGAACCCACCGCGGTGGACCTCTCCCCGCTCGGCCGCGTCCTGCGCGGCCGCGGCCCCGCCGCGGTCCTCGGTGACGCCCGCCCGCTCGGCGACGGCTTCGCCGTCATCGACGCCGGTGACGAGTCCGACGCGGTCCGGCTGGAGGCGACCCGCCGCGACTTCGTCGCCAACGTCAGCCACGAGCTCAAGACCCCGGTCGGCGCGCTCGCGCTGCTGGCCGAGGCGGTGCTCGACGCGGCGGACGACCCCGAGGAGGTCCGCCGCTTCTCCACCAAGATCCTGCACGAGTCGACCCGGCTGGGCACGCTGGTCTCCGAGCTGATCGCGCTGTCGCGGCTGCAGGGCGCCGAGCGGCTGCCCGAGCTCACCACCCTCGAGGTGGACGCCCTGGTCGAGGAGGCGCTGGGCCGTTGCCGCATCGGCGCCGAGTCGGCCGGGATAGAGATCGCCGTGGACGAACCGTCCGGCCTGCTGCTCGACGGCGACCGCACGCTGCTGGTCACCGCGCTGAGCAACCTCGTCGACAACGCCGTGTCCTACTCGCCGCCTGGCAGCCCGGTCTCGATCAGCCGCAGGCTCTCCGGCGACTTCGTCGAGATCGCCGTCACCGACCGCGGCATCGGCATCGCGCCGGAGCACCAGGAACGTGTCTTCGAGCGGTTCTTCCGCGTCGACCCGGCGCGGTCGCGGGCCACCGGTGGGACCGGCCTCGGGCTGGCCATCGTCAAACACGTCGCCGCCAACCACGGCGGTGAGGTGAAGCTGTGGAGCAGGCTCGGTACCGGCTCCACCTTCACACTGCGGGTGCCCAGGCACGCCATCGGTGACGAGGGCGCACAGCCCGAGCCGGAGCGGGCGCCCGCGCGGTCGAAGACCGAGAGTGCGGACGGGGTCGAAACCGTCGAAACGGGAGGAGTCCGGTGA
- a CDS encoding phosphoglyceromutase has translation MTAGTLVLLRHGESTWNAENLFTGWVDVPLSEKGQAEATRGGELLRESGVLPEVLHTSLLRRAISTANIALDVADRHWIPVRRDWRLNERHYGALQGKNKKQTLEEYGEEQFMLWRRSYDTPPPEIEPGSEFSQDGDARYAGVDAPRTECLKDVVARLLPYWEDAIAPDLRAGRTVLVAAHGNSLRALVKHLDGISDADIAGLNIPTGIPLRYDLDDDLKPTNPGGTYLDPEAAASAAAAVANQGR, from the coding sequence ATGACTGCTGGGACTCTGGTGCTGCTGCGGCACGGTGAGAGCACATGGAACGCCGAGAACCTGTTCACCGGCTGGGTGGACGTTCCCCTCTCCGAGAAGGGGCAGGCCGAGGCGACGCGCGGCGGTGAGCTGCTCCGCGAGAGCGGAGTGCTGCCCGAGGTGCTGCACACCTCGCTGCTGCGCCGCGCCATCTCGACCGCCAACATCGCCCTCGACGTCGCCGACCGGCACTGGATCCCGGTCCGCCGCGACTGGCGCCTCAACGAGCGCCACTACGGCGCGCTGCAGGGCAAGAACAAGAAGCAGACCCTGGAGGAGTACGGCGAGGAGCAGTTCATGCTCTGGCGCCGCTCCTACGACACGCCGCCCCCGGAGATCGAGCCCGGCAGCGAGTTCAGCCAGGACGGCGACGCCCGCTACGCCGGCGTCGACGCGCCGCGCACCGAGTGCCTGAAGGACGTCGTCGCCCGCCTGCTGCCGTACTGGGAGGACGCGATCGCGCCGGACCTGCGCGCCGGCCGCACCGTGCTGGTCGCCGCGCACGGCAACTCGCTGCGCGCGCTGGTCAAGCACCTCGACGGCATCTCCGACGCCGACATCGCGGGGCTGAACATCCCCACCGGCATCCCGCTGCGCTACGACCTCGACGACGACCTCAAGCCCACCAACCCGGGCGGCACCTACCTCGACCCCGAGGCCGCGGCGAGCGCCGCGGCGGCGGTCGCCAACCAGGGCCGCTGA
- a CDS encoding OsmC family peroxiredoxin, with amino-acid sequence MTERNATTQWTGDLKSGSGNVALESSAAGTFPVTWASRAEAPEGRTSPEELIAAAHSSCYSMQLSGLLTAAGTPPESISTSAEVSFGPRGDGFAITGIALTVRARVPSADAASFDEAARKAKDICPVSAALTGTTISLDAALE; translated from the coding sequence ATGACCGAGCGAAACGCCACCACCCAGTGGACCGGAGACCTCAAGTCCGGCTCCGGCAACGTCGCGCTGGAGTCCTCCGCGGCCGGGACCTTCCCGGTCACCTGGGCGTCCCGGGCCGAGGCGCCCGAAGGCAGGACCAGCCCCGAGGAGCTCATCGCCGCCGCGCACTCGTCGTGCTACTCGATGCAGCTCTCCGGGCTGCTCACCGCGGCGGGCACGCCGCCGGAGTCGATCAGCACCAGCGCCGAGGTCTCGTTCGGTCCCCGCGGGGACGGCTTCGCGATCACCGGCATCGCCCTGACCGTACGGGCCAGGGTCCCCAGCGCCGATGCCGCGTCCTTCGACGAGGCCGCCCGCAAGGCCAAGGACATCTGCCCGGTCTCGGCGGCGCTGACCGGCACCACGATCAGCCTCGACGCCGCTCTCGAGTGA
- a CDS encoding DUF4349 domain-containing protein produces the protein MRERKGTWRLRRPAVALLVGVLAAGCSAGQDVSSQAGQPAIAPDRATESDSKGLHAQRQPNPAVPERQVVRTAELGLEAADVTGTAARVRGMAEAAGGHLAQEDSYRGGTDLVLRVPSERLDRMLDEIAGLGEVTARSQRAEDVTDQVVDTRSRIESQRASVQRLRALMDQATSVADIVRIESELSSRESELDALLRRDAALSGQVELATLDVRISAPPSVAGDDGDTGFLAGLAGGWNALTAFGAFALTALGAVLPFAVVLAVPATAGWLLLRRRRLLRRSEL, from the coding sequence ATGCGCGAACGCAAGGGCACGTGGCGATTACGTCGACCGGCCGTGGCGTTGCTGGTGGGGGTGCTGGCGGCTGGATGTTCGGCCGGGCAGGACGTCTCCTCGCAGGCAGGGCAGCCGGCGATCGCCCCGGACCGGGCGACCGAGTCCGACTCGAAGGGCCTGCACGCCCAACGGCAGCCGAATCCTGCGGTGCCGGAGCGGCAGGTGGTCCGCACCGCCGAGCTCGGCCTGGAAGCCGCCGACGTGACGGGCACGGCAGCCCGCGTGCGCGGGATGGCCGAGGCAGCCGGAGGCCACCTGGCCCAGGAGGACAGCTACCGCGGCGGCACCGACCTGGTGCTCAGGGTGCCGTCGGAACGACTCGACCGGATGCTCGACGAGATCGCCGGTCTGGGCGAGGTCACCGCGCGGAGCCAGCGCGCCGAGGACGTCACCGACCAGGTCGTCGACACCAGGAGCCGGATCGAGTCCCAGCGGGCGAGCGTGCAGCGCCTGCGGGCTCTCATGGACCAGGCCACCAGCGTGGCCGACATCGTGCGGATCGAGAGCGAGCTGAGCAGTCGCGAGTCCGAGCTCGACGCCCTGCTGCGGCGTGACGCCGCGCTGTCCGGGCAGGTGGAGCTGGCCACCCTGGACGTCCGGATCTCGGCTCCGCCGTCGGTCGCGGGCGATGACGGCGACACGGGTTTCCTGGCCGGGCTGGCAGGCGGGTGGAACGCGCTCACGGCCTTCGGGGCGTTCGCGCTCACGGCGCTCGGCGCCGTCCTGCCGTTCGCGGTGGTGCTCGCGGTCCCGGCCACCGCGGGATGGCTGCTGCTGCGGCGCAGGCGGCTGCTGAGGCGTTCGGAACTCTGA
- a CDS encoding YbjN domain-containing protein, translating into MSLDEVISSTLDEIGLEYQHREDGRFFVTLPGTKKLQTNCWLLVAEHALVVEAFVCRQPDEAHEEVYRHLLRRNARLYGVHYTIDSNGDIYLVGRIGLHAVTADELDRILGQVLEAADGDFNTLLEIGFATAIRREWDWRTSRGESLANLRPFQQLIERDRPMSG; encoded by the coding sequence GTGAGCCTCGACGAGGTCATCAGCTCAACCCTGGACGAGATCGGGCTGGAGTACCAGCACCGCGAGGACGGGCGCTTCTTCGTCACGCTGCCCGGCACCAAGAAGCTGCAGACCAACTGCTGGCTGCTGGTCGCCGAGCACGCGCTGGTGGTCGAGGCGTTCGTGTGCAGGCAGCCGGACGAGGCCCACGAGGAGGTCTACCGCCACCTGCTGCGCCGCAACGCCCGCCTCTACGGCGTGCACTACACGATCGACTCCAACGGCGACATCTACCTCGTCGGGCGCATCGGCCTGCACGCGGTGACCGCCGACGAGCTGGACCGCATCCTGGGCCAGGTGCTGGAGGCCGCCGACGGCGACTTCAACACGCTGCTGGAGATCGGCTTCGCCACCGCGATCCGGCGCGAGTGGGACTGGCGCACCTCGCGCGGCGAGTCGCTGGCCAACCTGCGCCCGTTCCAGCAGCTGATCGAGCGCGATCGGCCCATGTCGGGCTGA
- the mshA gene encoding D-inositol-3-phosphate glycosyltransferase, whose product MTATTDLSRTWPRRAAVLSLHTSPLEQPGTGDAGGMNVYIAKTSAKLAELGTEVEIFTRATSSDIPPVAQLAPGVTVRSLLAGPFEGLDKNDLPSQICAFAAGALRVEARHDPGYYDVVHSHYWLSGQVGWLARQRWGVPLVHTAHTLAKVKNAALAEGDTPEPMVRVMGEEQVVAGADRLVANTEFEAADLIERYDADPEAVATIPPGVDLERFTPGDRSAARAEFGLPADAVVLGFVGRIQPLKAPDVLLKATAALLDRHPGLRERLVVLVVGGPSGSGLERPRALHELARSLGITDVVRFLPPQRGDALASVYRACDVVAVPSYSESFGLVALEAQACGTPVVAAAVGGLPVAVADGVSGLLVDGHETRRWADALASVVLSPGRRARLAAGTTGHAAGFSWESTTEALLDTYARARTTFDARLRIREVTA is encoded by the coding sequence ATGACCGCCACCACTGATCTTTCGCGCACCTGGCCGCGCCGGGCCGCGGTGCTCTCGCTGCACACCTCCCCGCTCGAGCAGCCGGGCACCGGCGACGCGGGCGGGATGAACGTCTACATCGCCAAGACCTCGGCGAAGCTGGCCGAGCTGGGCACCGAGGTCGAGATCTTCACCCGCGCCACCTCCTCCGACATCCCGCCGGTCGCGCAGCTCGCGCCGGGCGTCACGGTGCGCAGCCTGCTGGCGGGCCCCTTCGAGGGCCTGGACAAGAACGACCTGCCGTCGCAGATCTGCGCCTTCGCCGCCGGCGCGCTGCGCGTCGAGGCGCGCCACGACCCCGGCTACTACGACGTCGTGCACTCGCACTACTGGCTCTCCGGGCAGGTCGGCTGGCTGGCCAGGCAGCGCTGGGGCGTGCCGCTGGTGCACACCGCGCACACCCTCGCCAAGGTCAAGAACGCCGCGCTCGCCGAAGGCGACACCCCCGAGCCGATGGTGCGCGTGATGGGTGAGGAGCAGGTCGTGGCCGGCGCCGACCGGCTCGTGGCCAACACCGAGTTCGAGGCCGCCGACCTGATCGAGCGCTACGACGCCGACCCCGAGGCGGTCGCGACCATCCCGCCCGGTGTCGACCTGGAGCGGTTCACCCCCGGCGACCGGTCGGCCGCGCGAGCGGAGTTCGGGTTACCCGCGGATGCGGTCGTGCTCGGCTTCGTCGGCCGCATCCAGCCGCTGAAGGCGCCCGACGTGCTGCTCAAGGCCACCGCGGCGCTGCTCGACCGGCACCCCGGACTGCGGGAGCGGTTGGTGGTGCTGGTCGTCGGAGGCCCGTCGGGCAGTGGTCTGGAGCGGCCGCGCGCCCTGCACGAGCTGGCGAGGTCGCTCGGCATCACCGACGTCGTCCGGTTCCTGCCGCCGCAGCGCGGCGACGCGCTGGCGTCGGTGTACCGGGCGTGCGACGTCGTCGCCGTCCCCAGCTACAGCGAATCCTTCGGTCTGGTGGCATTGGAAGCGCAGGCTTGCGGTACTCCGGTGGTCGCGGCGGCGGTCGGCGGACTGCCGGTCGCCGTCGCCGACGGCGTCTCCGGCCTGCTGGTCGACGGGCACGAGACGCGGCGCTGGGCCGACGCGCTGGCGTCGGTGGTGCTGAGCCCGGGACGCCGTGCCCGGCTCGCGGCGGGGACCACGGGGCACGCGGCGGGGTTCTCCTGGGAGAGCACCACCGAGGCGCTGCTGGACACCTACGCGCGGGCCAGGACGACATTCGACGCACGACTGCGGATCCGGGAGGTCACCGCGTGA
- a CDS encoding ArsR/SmtB family transcription factor, giving the protein MAFHHPTREQIQLPDVLTALGHPVRLSIVRALAEGGEHSCGALPSPVSKSTMTHHWRVLRESGVIHQRPEGREHFLTLRCADLDARFPGLLHAILDAAKQPEAATPAAGG; this is encoded by the coding sequence GTGGCGTTCCACCATCCGACCCGCGAGCAGATCCAGCTCCCCGACGTGCTCACCGCGCTCGGGCACCCCGTGCGGCTGAGCATCGTGCGGGCGCTGGCCGAAGGCGGCGAGCACTCGTGCGGAGCGCTGCCCTCGCCGGTCTCGAAGTCGACGATGACCCACCACTGGCGCGTCCTGCGCGAGAGCGGCGTCATCCACCAGCGGCCGGAAGGGCGCGAGCACTTCCTCACCCTGCGCTGCGCCGACCTCGACGCCCGCTTCCCGGGGCTGCTGCACGCGATCCTCGACGCGGCGAAGCAGCCGGAAGCGGCGACGCCCGCGGCGGGCGGCTGA